In the genome of Cygnus olor isolate bCygOlo1 chromosome Z, bCygOlo1.pri.v2, whole genome shotgun sequence, one region contains:
- the ANKRD34B gene encoding ankyrin repeat domain-containing protein 34B: MNETVELPTDGNSLIRAVYQSRLRLTRLLLEGGAYINESNDRGETPLMIACKTKHVDAQSVCKAKMVKYLLENKADPNIQDKSGKTALMHACLEKAGPEVVSLLLKSGADPGLQDHSNSSALVYAINSEDKETLEVLLNACKARGKEVIIITTDKSPSGRQTTKQYLNVPPVDLSEHCSPAACTSPSEIELKTSPPPLSSSNETKSALFSFKDLDHPRSTDNPSKSVSLRNSSSTNAVSKLAQVQRLHSEPWIKSSPLFHQSKIASLHGEIQDVTPEELSFKINGLALSKRFITRHQSIDIKDAAHLLKATDQTELKKSSYDELNSQSLYGEEKLFPSGIPVGEDSSLGQISFISDLSSIIQKRNLGANHYSSDSQLTTSLRPAAAEDIKSVIGKKKITSASHSLLPSSRELYESMPPVPLSRRNQTVLERRGSGALLLDHFAQTRPGFLPPLNMNPHPPVPDISFLNKVSGVISYGQKQLQPAVAASSRETKSKKMLLRRQSLQTEQIRQLLNF; this comes from the coding sequence ATGAATGAGACCGTGGAGCTGCCGACAGATGGGAATTCCCTGATCAGAGCTGTCTACCAGAGCCGATTGCGCCTCACCAGGCTGTTACTGGAAGGTGGGGCCTACATCAACGAAAGCAACGACAGAGGTGAAACCCCTTTAATGATTGCTTGTAAGACGAAACATGTGGATGCCCAGAGTGTCTGCAAGGCAAAGATGGTTAAATATCTACTGGAAAACAAGGCAGATCCAAACATACAGGACAAGTCTGGAAAGACAGCCTTGATGCATGCTTGTTTAGAAAAAGCAGGGCCTGAGGTGGTCTCTCTGCTACTGAAAAGCGGAGCTGACCCAGGCCTACAAGATCACTCTAACAGCTCTGCGCTGGTGTACGCAATAAACTCTGAAGACAAAGAGACCCTGGAAGTTCTTCTCAATGCCTGCAAAGCGAGAGGAAAAGAGGTAATCATAATCACAACAGACAAGTCTCCATCAGGAAGGCAAACAACAAAGCAATACTTAAACGTGCCTCCTGTGGACCTCAGTGAGCATTgttccccagctgcctgcacatcCCCATCCGAAATAGAACTGAAAACATCTCCACCCCCACTTTCAAGCTCCAATGAAACTAAAAGTGCACTCTTCAGCTTTAAGGATCTGGACCATCCCAGAAGCACAGACAACCCATCTAAGTCAGTTTCACTGAGAAATTCCAGTTCAACAAATGCGGTTTCCAAGCTGGCACAAGTGCAGCGGCTGCATTCCGAACCTTGGATAAAGAGCTCTCCGCTGTTTCACCAGAGTAAAATTGCCTCTTTACATGGAGAGATTCAGGATGTAACTCCAGAAGAGctctcttttaaaatcaatggcCTTGCCTTATCAAAGAGGTTCATTACCAGACACCAAAGTATTGACATAAAAGACGCTGCTCATTTACTGAAAGCTACTGATCAAACTGAATTGAAGAAATCATCATATGATGAGTTAAACTCTCAGAGTCTTTATGGTGAAGAGAAGCTTTTCCCCAGTGGGATTCCTGTGGGTGAGGATTCCAGTTTAGGACAGATCAGCTTCATTTCAGACCTGAGCAGTATTatccagaaaagaaatttaGGAGCAAATCATTACAGCTCTGATTCTCAGTTAACTACTAGTCTacgtcctgctgctgcagaagacatTAAGTCAgtgataggaaagaaaaagatcacCTCTGCATCTCACTCTTTGTTACCAAGTTCTAGAGAATTATATGAGAGCATGCCTCCTGTTCCCCTGAGCAGAAGAAATCAGACTGTTCTAGAAAGACGGGGTTCAGGGGCTTTATTACTGGATCACTTTGCTCAGACAAGACCAGGTTTTCTTCCACCACTGAATATGAATCCACACCCCCCAGTTCCAGATATTAGTTTCCTAAATAAGGTTTCTGGGGTGATTTCTTATGGGCAAAAACAGTTACAACCAGCAGTAGCTGCTTCCTCTAGGGAGaccaaaagtaaaaaaatgctACTAAGGAGGCAGTCATTACAAACTGAACAGATAAGGCAATTACTGAATTTTTAA